In one Thermosipho ferrireducens genomic region, the following are encoded:
- a CDS encoding peroxiredoxin — translation MSLPLIGEKIPEFKAVTTKGVLRFPDDFKGKWVVLFSHPADFTPVCTTEFVAFQKRYDEFKKVNTELVGLSIDQVFSHIKWVEWIKEKLGIEIKFPVIADDRGRIAEMLGMIHPAKGTNTVRAVFVIDPDGILRTILYYPQELGRNMDEILRIVKGLQIVDENGVALPANWPNNELVNDEVIVPPASTTEDAEKRLKEYDCFDWWFCHKKIR, via the coding sequence ATGTCGTTACCACTTATTGGGGAAAAGATACCAGAATTTAAAGCTGTAACAACTAAAGGAGTCCTTAGATTCCCAGATGATTTTAAGGGTAAATGGGTTGTTTTATTTAGCCACCCTGCCGATTTTACACCTGTCTGTACTACAGAATTTGTGGCGTTTCAAAAAAGGTATGATGAGTTTAAAAAGGTAAACACAGAACTGGTTGGATTGAGTATTGACCAGGTTTTTTCTCACATTAAATGGGTTGAGTGGATAAAAGAAAAGTTGGGGATTGAAATCAAATTTCCTGTTATTGCCGATGATCGAGGACGAATCGCCGAAATGCTTGGAATGATTCATCCTGCCAAAGGAACGAATACTGTTAGAGCTGTATTTGTAATCGATCCGGATGGTATTCTCAGGACAATTCTTTATTACCCACAAGAACTTGGAAGAAATATGGATGAAATTTTAAGAATTGTGAAAGGGTTGCAGATAGTAGATGAAAACGGAGTAGCGTTACCAGCGAATTGGCCGAACAATGAACTTGTTAATGATGAAGTGATAGTTCCACCGGCATCAACCACAGAAGACGCGGAAAAGAGATTGAAAGAATATGATTGTTTTGATTGGTGGTTCTGTCATAAAAAGATAAGGTAG
- a CDS encoding ferritin: MEERMIEALNKQTNEEFYSAYLYLSMSAYFEKIGLKGFANWMRIQAQEERDHAMKIFDYILSRGDNVKLFSIKEPTEKWDGPLDVFKQVLEHEKHITKCINDLVDLAEELKDRATYNFLQWYIDEQVEEEENANEILNKLEWIGDRKEAIFMLDNELGQRVYSPLTQNNNT, encoded by the coding sequence ATGGAAGAAAGAATGATAGAGGCTTTGAACAAACAGACTAATGAGGAATTTTATTCTGCTTATCTGTATTTATCTATGTCAGCTTATTTTGAAAAAATTGGGTTAAAGGGATTTGCAAACTGGATGAGAATTCAGGCTCAAGAAGAAAGGGACCATGCGATGAAGATTTTTGATTATATTTTAAGCCGTGGCGATAATGTTAAATTGTTTTCAATTAAAGAACCAACAGAAAAATGGGATGGGCCACTTGACGTTTTCAAACAGGTTTTGGAACACGAAAAACATATAACTAAATGTATAAATGATTTGGTGGATCTTGCAGAAGAGCTTAAAGATAGAGCAACGTATAATTTCCTGCAGTGGTATATTGATGAACAAGTTGAAGAGGAAGAAAATGCTAATGAAATATTGAACAAATTGGAATGGATTGGTGATAGAAAAGAAGCAATATTCATGCTTGATAATGAATTAGGGCAAAGAGTTTATAGTCCATTAACTCAAAATAATAATACGTAG
- a CDS encoding desulfoferrodoxin FeS4 iron-binding domain-containing protein yields MTKRGQIYRCEVCGNIVEVVHCKSQDKNA; encoded by the coding sequence ATGACGAAGAGAGGACAAATTTACAGGTGTGAGGTTTGTGGGAATATTGTAGAAGTTGTTCATTGTAAAAGTCAAGATAAAAATGCATAA
- the istB gene encoding IS21-like element helper ATPase IstB, which produces MNVYIKLQNNLEELNLVNMKNNLDKYITLINNEEKSIVEALYELSELELKAKRKRAIASMVKVANFPFLKGIEDFDFDFQPGINKQQILDLKSLRFVENNENILFVGTPGVGKTHLAVSLGIECAKHRYSTYFIHFQELIAQLKKALKENRLEVRLKHFAKYKVLIIDEIGYLPIDKDGANIFFQLISKRYEKHSTIITTNTPFSEWSEIFGSPVLAQAILDRLLHHSHVISIKGESYRLKEKLEFFSNSSKQ; this is translated from the coding sequence ATGAATGTTTATATAAAATTACAAAACAATCTGGAAGAATTGAATCTGGTAAATATGAAAAATAATCTGGATAAATATATAACCCTTATAAATAATGAAGAAAAAAGCATAGTAGAAGCATTATATGAATTAAGTGAATTAGAGTTAAAAGCAAAGAGAAAAAGAGCTATTGCTTCAATGGTAAAAGTTGCTAATTTTCCTTTTTTGAAAGGAATAGAAGATTTTGACTTTGATTTTCAACCTGGAATAAATAAACAACAAATCTTAGATTTAAAAAGCTTAAGATTTGTGGAAAATAATGAAAATATATTATTTGTAGGTACTCCAGGAGTTGGTAAAACGCATCTTGCTGTTTCATTGGGAATTGAATGTGCAAAACATAGATACTCAACATATTTTATACATTTTCAAGAATTAATAGCTCAATTGAAAAAGGCTTTAAAAGAAAATAGATTAGAAGTAAGACTAAAACATTTTGCAAAATACAAAGTATTAATAATAGATGAAATAGGATATTTACCAATAGATAAAGATGGTGCAAATATATTCTTCCAGTTAATCTCAAAAAGATATGAAAAACATTCAACGATAATAACAACCAATACACCGTTTTCAGAGTGGAGTGAAATATTTGGATCCCCTGTCCTGGCTCAAGCAATCCTGGATAGACTACTGCATCATTCCCACGTAATTTCAATTAAAGGTGAATCATATAGATTAAAGGAAAAACTCGAATTTTTCTCTAATTCTTCTAAGCAATAA
- the istA gene encoding IS21 family transposase, with protein MEKIKQHLQMLRGMNLKPNFSELARIYGIDRRTVKKYWEGYQGKPKTRNKPSKLDKYFEKIAMLMSIKGITIRAAYERLRDEEGDVIGTYSNFRKYVKRKGLRAEKNSKGHPRFETLPGIQAQVDWKENMRLHSKSGEEFVVNVFNYKLGYSRYCYFEYRQSKTQQDIFECLINAFKATGGVPQEILFDNMKSVVDITENGRKINNKMKAFAKDFGFKIKLCKPKHSYTKGKVESANKFLNWLLAYNYAFESEEELKDIIRRINKKVNTRINQATNVPPLLLFQKEKEYLFPLPKRHIIESYVDYSVKVKVQKDSLIYYKGNKYSVPPEYIGKIVNLKINENYIYVYYITELIAVHEITGKKINYLNNHYMALMRKHIKSGEELKEVCENNLKNLDKFLQEGNV; from the coding sequence ATGGAGAAAATCAAACAACATTTGCAAATGTTAAGGGGGATGAATTTGAAACCTAACTTTTCTGAACTAGCAAGGATATATGGGATAGATAGAAGAACTGTAAAGAAGTATTGGGAAGGTTATCAGGGAAAGCCTAAAACTAGAAACAAACCCAGTAAGCTGGATAAATATTTTGAAAAAATAGCGATGTTAATGTCAATTAAAGGAATTACAATTAGAGCGGCATATGAAAGATTGAGAGATGAAGAAGGAGATGTAATTGGAACATATTCGAACTTTAGGAAATATGTAAAAAGGAAGGGGTTGAGAGCTGAGAAGAATTCTAAAGGACATCCGAGGTTTGAAACTTTACCTGGTATTCAAGCTCAAGTGGATTGGAAAGAAAATATGAGATTACATTCAAAAAGTGGTGAAGAATTTGTAGTAAATGTATTTAATTACAAATTGGGATATTCAAGATACTGTTACTTTGAATACAGACAAAGCAAAACACAACAAGATATTTTTGAATGTTTAATCAACGCATTTAAAGCTACAGGTGGTGTTCCTCAAGAAATACTATTCGACAATATGAAATCTGTTGTAGATATTACCGAAAACGGTAGAAAAATAAACAACAAGATGAAAGCTTTTGCGAAAGATTTTGGGTTTAAAATTAAATTATGTAAGCCAAAGCACTCATATACCAAAGGGAAAGTAGAATCAGCAAATAAATTTTTAAATTGGTTATTAGCATATAATTACGCTTTTGAAAGTGAGGAAGAATTAAAGGATATAATCAGAAGGATAAATAAAAAAGTCAACACACGAATAAATCAAGCAACTAATGTTCCACCACTGTTGTTGTTTCAAAAAGAAAAGGAGTATTTATTCCCACTACCAAAAAGACATATCATTGAATCATATGTAGATTATTCTGTCAAAGTTAAAGTCCAAAAAGATTCATTGATATACTACAAAGGGAATAAATACTCCGTTCCACCAGAATACATAGGAAAAATAGTTAATTTAAAAATCAATGAGAACTACATCTATGTGTATTATATCACAGAGTTAATAGCAGTACACGAAATAACAGGTAAAAAAATTAATTATCTTAATAACCATTATATGGCATTAATGAGAAAGCATATAAAAAGCGGCGAAGAATTAAAAGAAGTATGTGAGAATAATTTAAAAAATCTGGATAAATTCTTGCAGGAGGGAAATGTATGA
- a CDS encoding desulfoferrodoxin — protein MSICILPFTVHEAKGTLVCCGQPMTLLEEKTADTSEEKHVPFIQEIDEGYHVKIGENALHPMEENHYIEWIELIVDEMVYKKYLNPGDKPEALFKVPRGEKVSAREYCNVHGLWVNK, from the coding sequence TTGTCCATTTGTATTTTACCATTTACAGTTCATGAAGCGAAGGGGACACTTGTTTGTTGTGGACAGCCAATGACGTTGTTAGAGGAAAAAACAGCAGATACTTCAGAAGAAAAACATGTGCCGTTTATTCAAGAAATAGATGAAGGTTATCACGTGAAAATTGGAGAAAATGCTTTACATCCCATGGAAGAGAATCATTATATAGAGTGGATTGAATTGATAGTAGATGAAATGGTATATAAAAAATATTTAAACCCGGGTGATAAGCCTGAAGCACTATTTAAAGTTCCAAGGGGAGAAAAAGTATCCGCAAGAGAATATTGCAACGTTCACGGTCTTTGGGTAAATAAATAA
- a CDS encoding alpha-amylase family glycosyl hydrolase, whose translation MVLREIYKYLKSRTTGHKNYAVPKLWVRGFESKLGDIFEEKEKVYFVDPYAYFSKVIGLILENSQDEINYSMSLSRIRGEFSPEWIKKAVFYGTLPRMTAAFNHKGFGNFEESDILGFKESGTFLKMIALLPYIKRLGVNTLYMLPISKPSNLFKKGSIGSPYAVKNPMMLDEGYHDSLLEEFTVEDEFKALVEAAHVLGIRIVLDFIPRTAARDSDIIREHPDWFYWIKVDDLPFYKPPRIEELPFKIPDKDDLSVIYNNKDVKTHLKRFVDSPDKIDPEKWERVKKMNGNILINIIKEFGIVTPPGFSDWINDSQPTWDDVTFLRLYLDHPRDVRKYISKNQKPYILFDVIKASKFPGEVPNRELWEYLSDIIPGYQKRFGIDGARIDMGHALPSDLQDMIISRAKDYDPAFSFIAEELEMKNDEKAMKEGYHAILGNSWYAVARREEFYKLLEDTSPKLKLPFLASCETPDTPRIKSRENGEKLKFLAPFLLYFSPNGIPYINSGQEIGELQPMNLGLDNTIWGKTVLPPDDEFYGKLAFFEHYVLHWGDYDEELYNYLTNLMALRKRYESFLYSGEFKYVYFSYQDGFLANMSYWLEDRGIIIVGNLDLAWKRDFEIYIDKTAQRPIHIKNLKLWTRYGEKEIEVSNDILLSLNPGEFLLLGINI comes from the coding sequence ATGGTTTTGAGAGAAATATATAAGTATTTGAAAAGTAGAACAACAGGGCACAAAAATTACGCAGTTCCTAAGTTATGGGTTAGAGGATTTGAAAGTAAACTTGGTGATATATTTGAGGAAAAAGAAAAAGTTTATTTTGTTGATCCTTATGCCTATTTTTCAAAGGTGATAGGTTTAATTTTAGAAAATTCACAAGATGAAATTAATTATTCGATGTCTCTTTCGAGGATTAGAGGTGAATTTTCACCGGAATGGATTAAAAAAGCAGTGTTTTATGGAACTTTGCCGAGAATGACTGCAGCTTTTAATCATAAAGGCTTTGGAAATTTTGAAGAAAGTGACATTCTCGGGTTTAAAGAATCCGGGACTTTTTTGAAGATGATAGCGTTACTTCCATATATAAAGAGATTAGGTGTTAATACTTTATATATGCTTCCAATTAGCAAGCCCAGTAATTTGTTTAAAAAAGGAAGTATAGGCTCTCCTTATGCTGTGAAAAATCCAATGATGCTTGATGAGGGTTATCACGATTCTTTACTTGAAGAATTTACAGTTGAGGATGAATTTAAAGCACTTGTTGAGGCTGCGCATGTTCTGGGTATAAGAATTGTTCTGGATTTTATTCCACGAACTGCTGCCAGAGATTCTGATATTATCAGGGAACATCCTGACTGGTTTTATTGGATCAAAGTTGATGATTTACCGTTTTATAAACCTCCAAGAATAGAAGAACTTCCTTTTAAGATACCGGATAAAGACGATTTATCAGTTATTTACAATAATAAAGATGTGAAAACACATCTCAAAAGGTTTGTTGACTCACCAGATAAAATTGATCCTGAAAAATGGGAAAGAGTAAAAAAGATGAATGGAAACATACTGATTAACATTATAAAAGAGTTCGGAATAGTAACTCCTCCAGGATTTTCAGACTGGATTAACGATTCACAACCTACCTGGGATGACGTTACTTTTTTAAGGTTGTATCTTGATCATCCCAGAGATGTAAGAAAATACATTTCTAAAAATCAAAAACCGTATATTTTGTTTGATGTCATTAAAGCAAGTAAATTTCCTGGAGAAGTTCCAAACAGGGAGTTATGGGAGTATCTTTCTGATATAATACCAGGTTATCAAAAAAGATTTGGTATAGATGGTGCGCGAATTGATATGGGGCATGCTTTGCCTTCCGATTTGCAGGACATGATAATTTCACGAGCTAAAGATTATGATCCGGCTTTTTCATTTATTGCAGAAGAACTTGAAATGAAAAATGATGAAAAGGCAATGAAAGAAGGCTATCACGCTATTCTCGGTAATAGCTGGTATGCTGTTGCTCGCCGGGAAGAATTTTATAAGTTGTTGGAGGATACAAGCCCAAAGTTGAAGTTGCCATTTTTGGCGTCATGTGAAACACCGGATACACCGAGAATTAAGTCACGTGAAAATGGTGAAAAACTTAAGTTTCTTGCGCCATTTCTTTTATATTTTTCCCCAAATGGTATACCGTATATAAATTCCGGGCAGGAGATAGGAGAGCTCCAACCAATGAATCTTGGATTAGACAATACAATATGGGGAAAAACTGTTCTACCTCCTGATGATGAATTTTACGGAAAACTGGCTTTTTTTGAACACTATGTTCTTCACTGGGGCGATTATGATGAGGAGCTCTATAATTATCTGACGAATCTTATGGCTCTCAGGAAAAGGTATGAATCTTTTCTGTATTCTGGAGAATTTAAGTATGTATATTTTAGTTATCAGGATGGTTTTCTGGCAAATATGTCGTATTGGTTGGAAGACAGAGGAATAATAATTGTAGGGAATCTTGATCTTGCATGGAAAAGAGATTTTGAAATATATATTGACAAAACAGCTCAAAGACCAATCCATATAAAAAATTTGAAGCTCTGGACAAGGTATGGAGAAAAAGAAATAGAAGTTTCAAACGATATTTTATTAAGTCTTAATCCTGGTGAATTTTTGTTACTTGGGATTAATATATGA
- the pulA gene encoding type I pullulanase produces MRKFLMVMMLLLVIVSFAETTIVVHYHRFDNNYEGWNLWIWPMKPTPMEGKAYQFTEKDDFGVVAVVKLDMDLQQVGIIVRLNEWQAKDVAKDRFVDIKDGKAEVWILQGVEEIYTNKPDVSPRVFFAQARAKNIIEAYLTNQIDTKTFTGIKVTVDGVERKVEKIEKADPTDISKTNYIRIFLKEPLEEDDFRKDVVLYIDGFKPATVYMMEVLDSLYYDGELGYIYTPEKTIFRVWSPVSKTAKVLLYKNGADDKPYKVVDMNYIGKGVWEAVVKGNLDGIFYKYRFESYGKIRETVDYYSKAVYKNGAKSAVVDLGKTDPANWSKDKRPYMEALEDAIVYEIHIADMTGLENSGVKNRGTYLGLTEENTKGPGGVSTGLSHLVELGVNYVHILPMFDFYTGDEASKDFEKSYNWGYDPYLFTVPEGRYSTDPFNPYTRIKEVKQMVQALHKNGIRVVLDMVFPHTFGVGELSPFDQTVPYYFYRVDKTGAHLNESGCGNVIASERPMMRKFIVDTVLYWIKEYHVDGFRFDQMGLIDKKTMLEVEKAVHSIDSTILLYGEPWGGWGAPIRFGKNDVAGTHIAAFNDNFRDAMRGSVFNAKVRGFLMGAIGKETAIKKGVVGSIHYDSRYKSFASDPEETINYVAAHDNHTLWDKNYLAAQSDTKHKWTEEMLRNAQKLAGAIILTSQGIPFIHAGQDFARTKKFNDNSYNAPISINGLDYQRKYEYMDVFNYYKGLIALRKAHPAFRLRTADDIKKHVKLLRSKKRRVVSFMIDNNAGGDSWKTILVIYNGNLNMVEYDLPEGIWNVVVDGEEAGTNVLRKVSGKITLEGISAYVLYKNE; encoded by the coding sequence ATGAGAAAATTTTTAATGGTAATGATGTTATTATTGGTGATTGTCAGCTTTGCGGAAACAACTATAGTGGTCCATTATCACAGATTTGATAATAATTATGAAGGCTGGAATTTGTGGATATGGCCAATGAAACCAACGCCTATGGAAGGAAAAGCGTATCAATTTACTGAAAAAGATGATTTTGGAGTGGTAGCTGTTGTAAAACTCGACATGGATCTTCAGCAGGTTGGAATAATAGTAAGGCTTAACGAGTGGCAGGCAAAAGATGTTGCCAAAGATAGGTTTGTAGATATAAAAGACGGTAAAGCGGAGGTGTGGATTTTGCAGGGCGTTGAGGAAATTTATACGAACAAACCAGATGTAAGTCCAAGAGTGTTTTTCGCCCAGGCAAGGGCAAAAAATATAATAGAGGCTTATTTGACAAATCAAATTGATACAAAAACTTTTACAGGAATAAAAGTAACTGTTGATGGTGTTGAAAGAAAAGTAGAGAAAATTGAAAAGGCTGATCCAACTGATATTTCAAAAACAAATTATATAAGAATATTCCTTAAAGAGCCTCTTGAAGAGGATGATTTTAGAAAAGACGTGGTGTTATATATAGATGGTTTTAAACCTGCCACAGTTTACATGATGGAAGTGCTTGATAGTTTATATTATGATGGGGAACTTGGTTATATTTATACTCCTGAAAAGACTATATTCAGAGTTTGGTCTCCTGTTTCAAAAACTGCAAAAGTGCTGCTTTATAAAAATGGCGCTGATGATAAGCCATACAAAGTCGTTGATATGAACTATATTGGTAAAGGTGTATGGGAAGCTGTGGTAAAAGGAAATTTAGATGGAATCTTTTATAAGTATAGATTTGAAAGTTATGGGAAAATAAGAGAAACAGTTGATTATTATTCGAAAGCTGTATATAAAAATGGGGCAAAAAGTGCAGTTGTTGATCTTGGTAAAACTGATCCAGCTAACTGGAGTAAAGATAAAAGGCCGTATATGGAAGCGCTCGAAGACGCAATAGTTTATGAAATACACATAGCAGACATGACGGGTCTTGAAAATTCCGGTGTTAAAAATAGGGGGACTTATCTTGGACTTACAGAAGAAAATACAAAAGGCCCCGGTGGTGTTTCAACAGGGCTTTCGCATTTAGTAGAACTTGGAGTTAATTATGTGCATATTTTACCAATGTTTGATTTTTATACAGGTGATGAAGCAAGTAAAGATTTTGAGAAGAGTTACAACTGGGGTTATGATCCTTATCTTTTTACAGTGCCAGAGGGGAGATATTCAACTGATCCATTCAATCCATATACGCGAATAAAGGAAGTTAAGCAAATGGTTCAGGCACTTCATAAAAATGGTATAAGGGTAGTACTTGATATGGTGTTTCCTCATACGTTTGGTGTAGGCGAATTATCTCCTTTTGATCAAACTGTTCCATATTATTTTTACAGAGTTGATAAAACAGGAGCTCATTTAAATGAAAGTGGTTGTGGAAACGTTATTGCCTCAGAAAGACCGATGATGAGAAAATTTATCGTAGATACCGTTTTGTACTGGATTAAGGAATATCATGTGGATGGATTTAGATTTGATCAAATGGGATTGATAGATAAAAAAACAATGCTCGAAGTTGAAAAGGCAGTGCATTCCATTGATTCAACTATTCTGCTTTATGGTGAACCATGGGGTGGATGGGGCGCTCCTATAAGATTCGGAAAGAATGATGTTGCAGGGACTCATATAGCAGCGTTTAATGATAATTTTAGAGATGCCATGAGAGGCTCAGTGTTTAATGCAAAGGTAAGAGGATTTTTAATGGGAGCTATTGGAAAGGAAACTGCTATTAAAAAAGGTGTGGTTGGTAGTATACATTACGATTCCAGATATAAAAGTTTTGCCTCTGATCCTGAGGAAACAATAAATTACGTTGCGGCTCATGACAATCATACACTCTGGGATAAAAATTATCTAGCAGCCCAAAGTGATACGAAACATAAATGGACAGAGGAAATGTTAAGAAACGCTCAGAAATTGGCAGGTGCTATAATATTGACTTCTCAGGGGATACCTTTTATCCATGCGGGTCAGGATTTTGCCAGAACGAAAAAGTTCAATGATAATTCTTATAATGCGCCAATTTCTATCAATGGTCTTGATTATCAAAGAAAGTATGAATACATGGATGTGTTTAATTACTATAAAGGTCTTATAGCACTTAGAAAGGCACATCCTGCATTTAGGTTAAGAACGGCAGATGATATAAAGAAACATGTGAAATTATTAAGGAGTAAAAAAAGAAGGGTTGTTTCATTTATGATAGATAACAACGCAGGTGGTGACAGCTGGAAAACAATTCTTGTTATATATAATGGTAATCTTAATATGGTAGAATATGATTTACCAGAAGGAATCTGGAATGTAGTAGTAGATGGTGAAGAAGCTGGAACAAATGTATTGAGGAAAGTGTCTGGTAAAATAACACTTGAGGGTATTTCAGCGTATGTTCTGTACAAGAATGAATAA
- a CDS encoding response regulator: MDKKKILVVEDEDNMRLLITEELVDSGYDVDEAANGEEALKKFREKDYALVTVDIEMPGMNGLELAGKLREMKKDVKIIILTAYSHYRSDLASWAADAYVVKSSDLTELKDTIAKIINM, translated from the coding sequence ATGGACAAGAAAAAGATTCTTGTTGTTGAAGATGAAGATAATATGCGATTACTAATCACAGAAGAGTTAGTTGATAGTGGTTACGATGTAGATGAAGCGGCGAACGGCGAAGAAGCGTTGAAAAAATTTAGAGAAAAAGATTATGCGCTTGTTACAGTGGATATAGAAATGCCAGGAATGAATGGGCTGGAACTTGCTGGAAAACTTCGAGAAATGAAGAAAGATGTAAAGATAATAATTCTTACGGCTTATTCGCATTATAGAAGTGACCTGGCCTCGTGGGCAGCGGATGCTTATGTAGTAAAATCTTCAGATTTGACAGAACTTAAAGATACTATAGCAAAGATAATTAACATGTAA